The window TAATCAGAAATAGGGGGGACGAAAAGCAGAGCACCTCTTGGATTGAAACAAATAGTCCCTCAAGCTATAGGAGGTCTGAAGATTAGAAGTAATATAGGAATGATGCCATTTCTGGAAAGGGCTGTGGAGGCTTCCTACAGAACCTAAGTTGTAGCATGCAGTGATACACAGCAAATGTGTAATGGTTGCCAACTAGGAATGGGAAGCCCATCAGGTGGGAATGGATGACTCGTTAAACTGCAACAGATGTTATCTGACATCTGTCAAGTGATTCTCTTTCTAGTTCTCTCAGTTTCTAGTTTGGACGTAAGTGGGACGGTTATATTTTGTTGCTACTCATTAAGGCCCAATTTTCATCCCTAGGATTTTAAATTCACCAGATATCATTACAGCTATGTCCTCTAAAGATAATAAGCGCAACATTAGTCTTCCCATTCTAAGGCCAAAGAAGATCACCAATTTCCTCCTCATCGAAAAGGGCATTACCAAAAGGTTTGGATTAGGTAAAGAGGACAAAGTCTTTTTGGATTAGGTAAAGAGGACAAAGTCTTTGTGTCATTTATATACCTGCTGGACCGAACTGGACAAATTACAAAAGGTAGACCTCGATATTTAGACAGGACAGCCTTGATGATCAAGCATATGATGCATCCAATATCCATGGCAATGGGTATGACCTTCACAACTTGAGGTCTTTTGTGCATATGTATTATCTTATTATGGTTCATATTTATAACCTATGATTATCTTGAAtcttgaaaagatttttttcttttattttaggttGTTGAAGCAGCATTGCTTTCACGCGTACAGTGTTTGGAGCAGAGATTAATCAATTTGGAACCTCGTGTGAGTATTGAAACATAGTGAgtattcttttgttttgtttcttctcATACGTTCTTCTTTTGGCTCCTTTGTGTGTGTGGCTGGTTTGGGAAAGAGTTTATAATAAAGCTTAGTAATCCTTGTAATAAAACTGCAGATGTATGACCTATTGCTGGTGCAATTTCTTCACCTCATAatagtattctttttttttcaaagtaccTCATAATAGTATTCTAAAGTCTTTTTGAAAATGCATtcgagtaaaaaaaaaaaaaaaaaaaacaaagctctCTGGATTTGTTCTGAAATTAAACAAGCTTCAACATTAAGATAAGAAATCTGTAATGATGAACTTTGCAGATGCAATTATTTCTTGTTTCTTCGTTGTAAGGAtgacgctctctctctctctagtggCCATCCAGTGAAATATGATCAGTAATCTGCCATTTTCTTTAGGTACAAGCTCTCCTTGAGGTTTTGCCAAACCGATTAACTGCTGACATATTGGAGCAGCTTCGAATTAGCAAGCAAACATTGGTATTACTGAATTCACTCAAAATGGCTTGCATGTGTTTTTGCGGTGCTATTATTTAATGTACTgtctattttgtatttttgaagGTTGAATTGGGCTCAAGGGCTGGGGCTCTCAGACAATTGTTGCTTGATCTTTTAGAAGACCCTGAGGAAATACGTCGTATTTGTATAATGGGAAAAAACTGCACGCTTAAGAAAGGAAATGATGAAGTGGAATGCTCTGTCCTCTTAGAGAAGCAGATTGCTGAGGGTAAGCTATGTAAATGTTTCTTTCTTCATACTTTTTCATTAGAAATGGTTCAAGTGCATATGCAATTCATAAGTACAGGTTTTCATTCCATTTGATCCTGCTATATgcagaagaggaggaagaaatcGAAATGCTTCTGGAAAATTATCTTCAAAGGTTATTTCATGGTCCATTTCTAGAGCATGTAAAAGTATGTCTggcatattttgtattttgatgcCCAAAATAATATGCTTCATGTATAACATTTTGGGATATCTTAATTGCTCAATTATCATTACTTTCTAATAGAGAGAGATGCTGACTTAGAATCTGTGTCTTACTTTAGAAAGCCATTGTTTGACTTGTTTTACACAGTGTATACATattattaaccaaaaaaaaaggcGGGGACAGCAACATAAAGCTAGTCTCCAGACCCTCTTATTTAACTACATATCTGGTTATTTTGTCAATTGTCAATATCAAAAATACTATAAGATATGGAATTGGTTACTCTGGTCAGTGTTGGGCACATTAATATATCTGGGCTAGAGGTACTAACCCCTATTATTATTCCTGAACAGCACAAATTTTGCAAGCTAGATAGATATACTTGATTATTAATTTAACCTAAGCTAGTTAATTTTTGTACAAAATgaaacatttgatttttttttcttccaatacgTTTTAGTTAGTCTTTAGCCTGTTAGTGAACAAAGTTGTTCGATCTTGGCCAAGTCCATATAATGAacctaaaatattttcctttagcTGCACCTGGCTGGAATGTTCTGAACTATTATTGCTTTCCATTTTGGCCCActtatgaatgtaaataaaccAACATAGAAGGTCATGCTTTCTACTTTAATGAGAAGTCCAGATTTGACCAAGAAAATAATTCCTTGTCAATAGGAACTTCTGAGAAGCTGCTAATAAAATGGTGCATCCTGAActttgtattactttgacaacTGAGCACAAGTAATTGTTGGTTGATGAGGCTAACTTTTAATTGCATTGCTTCATTTACAGATGTGAATCTTGTCATGGTCAGGCTGAAAGGCTTCTTGACTCTGCAAAAGAAATGGAAGACTCAATTGCTGTGAATTTGAGGTTGGGAGAACTGGTTCTAatctttgtgttttgtttatgtgCTGTACAATTCCATCACCAATTTTAATTGCTTCTATTTATCAGTTCTCGGAGGCTTGAGGTTAGCAGAGTGGAGTTGCTTCTCCAGGTTGGGACATTTTGTGTGGCAGTTGGGGCTCTAGTTGCTGGTATGCCTTTGACGTGCAATAAAACTAACATTATGCTTACATTAATCACATTGTTGTACAAGTTGCTTACACAAAAGGGGATTGTTTTAGTAACTATATACGGTAAGTATTACACTCTTCTTTGCATATAGCTGTTGCATCATCTAACCACCCAGGAACTTGCCTTGCGTTTTATAACAATTTACCCTGATAGAAGCCTCTCCATAAACTTCTGGTCTAGaaacctttttcttttactcGGTTCTAGGACTAGAAAGCACTTCTGATATAGAATGGCAGGATCTCAATTTGCACGTACAATTAGCATATAAATATCAACAATAGGAACCTTGGTTTTGCAAATAGATTGTTAGagtaacttatcaaaaaaaagaaagattgtgAGTTGATGACTCAAAACAAGGTCGTGAAGTGACAGACTAGTTTCTTGACCAAAACATCATGGTTTTCTACTCCGGTCCTTTTTTCAGATAactattgaatttttttcaaagagcaCAGAAAAAGTGTGGCATCCTAACACACATAAGTATACAAGAGTAGCaagaaaaaaactcatattaatGTCTAAATCTTTGGAAACTCGAACCCTAACATATTTGAAAAGGCAAATTACTGCAATCTAATCACGGAGTTCTTAAATAAACAGAAGCTTCAGAAGTTCAGATCGAAGATCAAAACATTATGTTCCTCAAACATATAAGCATTCAGTCTCTCCAATTACACACATAGGTAAGGGTACAGCATTCCCAATCATGATGTTATTATGTTCCTCATAATGCACTCTCCAACGAGACAGGAACTCCATCAGTAAGCATGACCCACATTGCCCCCAAGAGTGAGAAAACATATAAACAGATTTCTCTCAACGTCCTTCAAACAATGATAATGTCTAGAAATCTGATTTTATTATCACAAGACCTTGAGTTTTTTTATCAACCCTTCTGATGCCATCAATTATGGTAACATGGAGTACCTGTTTTCCCAATGAGAGAACAAAGAATGGACTAATTTCTAAATGgtcatataaaaaaacatttaaacaaaattataggGGAATAGGGCTCATTTATTGAAATCCTTTTGGTGTCAAAAC is drawn from Juglans regia cultivar Chandler chromosome 5, Walnut 2.0, whole genome shotgun sequence and contains these coding sequences:
- the LOC109001084 gene encoding magnesium transporter MRS2-11, chloroplastic-like isoform X2, producing MVSTRKINRRQLLKSSGLRPRDIRSVDPSLFLTNSMPCLLVREHAILLNLGSLRAMAMHECVFIFDYNSKGGKAFIETLLPRLDPKNGHGGQCMPFEIEVVEAALLSRVQCLEQRLINLEPRVQALLEVLPNRLTADILEQLRISKQTLVELGSRAGALRQLLLDLLEDPEEIRRICIMGKNCTLKKGNDEVECSVLLEKQIAEEEEEEIEMLLENYLQRCESCHGQAERLLDSAKEMEDSIAVNLSSRRLEVSRVELLLQVGTFCVAVGALVAGIFGMNLRSYLEEHVFAFWLTTAGIIVGGVVAFFLTYAYLKARKIL